DNA sequence from the Candidatus Omnitrophota bacterium genome:
TTTGTGTCCGTATATTTCAGGGCTTTTGAAAAGCGTTAAAAATGGGGGATACAATGCGTAACAAAATAAAGACAAATCTAATTTTTCTAATTATATCACTCATGACTTTATTATCTTTTACAGAACCTGCAAACGCAATCGCGACCGACCCATCCCAGAAGTCGTCCCTTACCGAAAAACAGAAATACGCGCCCGGAGAGGTTATAGTCAAGATCAGAGAAGATGCCAGACCGGAAATACTGCATGCTAAGGCTAATTCAGAGCGCATAGCGGATCATAAAAACACCTTATCGGGCATAAAATCTAAATACGGCCTTAAAGATGAAAAACCCGTATTTAAAGGATTGCATAATAAACTTAAAGCCAAGGACTTGAGCGCGCTAAAAACAGCGGATCTTCTTTCTACATATGTATTGATGACGGATAAAGACGTCCTTTCAGTATGCGAGGAGCTTAAGCGGGACCCAAATATTGAATACGCGGAACCTAACTATATAGCAAGGATCCAGATGGTCCCGAACGATCCGTATTATTATTCTTCCGGCAGCTGGGGCCAGGGATACGATGACCTGTGGGGGATAAAGAAGATAAAGTGTGAAGAGGTATGGGATGCCGCGCAGGGTGAAGGCGTGGTTGTGGCAGTAATAGACACGGGGGTAGACTATACGCATCCGGATCTTGCCGGGAACATATGGACCAATCCAGGCGAAATTCCAGATAATAGTGTAGATGACGACGGCAACGGATATATAGACGATGTGTGCGGGTGGGATTTTGCGTACGACGATTCGGATCCGATGGATCGTTACGGCCATGGTAGTCATTGCGCGGGCACAATAGCCGCGGTTGGAAATAACGATATAGGCGTAATAGGAGTTGCGCCAAAGGCAAAGATCATGGCTCTGAAGGGGCTCGATAATGGCGGCTCGGGCAGTTACGGGCATCTTGCGGAATGCATAGTATACGCGGCGGATAACGGCGCTTCGATTTTGAGCAATTCCTGGGGCGCCCCCGGAACCAGCCGGCTTTTAACGGATGCTTTTCGCTATGCTAATGATAAAGGATGTGTATGCATAGCGGCCGCGGGAAACAGTGATTCCGATATTAAGTGGCACGTCCCTGCGAACATAGATACCGTGATCGCCGTTGCCGCGTCGGACGAGAACGATGAAAGATGCGTATTTTCCAACTGGGGCGATAAGGTTGTGGCCGCTCCCGGAGGCGGGCTGAATGATGGCACCATCTCCATCTATAATATACTCTCCACAATATCCGATTATACCGTCATTGGACAGCAGGCAAAGAAAGAGTTAAAGATCTCTTCCGGTTATATGCGTTTTGCGGGAACATCCATGGCATGTCCCCACGTGGCCGGCATCGCCGCGTTGATACTTGGTAAAAACCCGCTATTGTCGCCTGAAGATGTGCGCGAAATCATTCAATCATCAACCGATGATACAGGCGCTCCCGGTCATGATGTGTATCTGGGATACGGCCGTGTAAATGCATTAAAAGCATGCGTCGATACTAAAGATATCAGATCGAATATCGGTATAACTTCTCCGGAAGATACGGGCTATGTAAGGTCGGATGTGTATATTACAGGAAGCGCATATATTGAAGAAGGTTTTAAGGGATATGAGTTATATTTTGCGCCTATGGAAGATCCTGCAAATCATACATTGATTAATGCTTCGGCTCTGGCCGTACCCGACGGACTGCTGGGAGTATGGGATACGCGCGTCCTGCCGGACGGCGAATATATACTAACCTTAAAGGTTACCACAACCAGCGATAAAAATATAATACAGTCTGCGGCCGTTAACGTAGATAATATCAGTCAGGCGCCTGTTGTAGATGTTGCCAATCAAGGGGCCACCATAGGACGAACGTGTGAATTTAAAATATCTGCTCATGATCAAGACGATCCGTCGACTCCCGAAGGACAATTGTCGTTTAGCGCCGAGAATCTTCCTTATGGAGCGCGGTTTGATCCGGATACTAAAATCTTCAGTTGGACGCCGGACGAGCAGGATAAGGGTTCGTATGTAATCAGGTTCATTGTAAGAGACGATGCTCATACCGTTACAAAAGATATTACTCTGGCTACCGTAGTGGTATATAAGACCCCTATTCCTAAAGATGATTACGAATATCCGCTTGAAGTTAAAATAGCCGGAGACAAAATTGTATGGCGCGGATACTCGGGCATCACTATGTATAACCTTACGAACGGTAAGATGACTCAGATAGCCTATATGGCCAGTTTTTTTGATGTCAACGAGGAATTTATCACGTGGACATCCGACCTATACCGGTTTTTATACGTATATGAGATCTCTACGGGCAAGACTGTTAAGATGACTTTTCCGTCTTCGATATGGCCGGTCAACCCTATACTTTATAATAACAAGATTTTGTTCAGGTCGGGCGCTTTCGATCTTTACGTAAAGGACATGGCTACAAAAAAACTCACATTCGTCTCTAACGACTATCTTCTGGCAAGCCATAACAGTTACGCGATATTTGATAGTAAAATTGTCTGGGGCGCGGCGCCGTTCGAGGCTGATCTCCATGAGAGATACGATATGTATCTGTATGATTCGGCAGCCAATCGTAAGACACGGATAGGTGATGACGACATTGCCTGTATAAACATCTACCAGGATAAGATAGTATGGACGCGATATCGTAATGGCGCCATGGGTTACCATTTTCCCCCGATGGATACATATATGAACGATTTGGCCACGGGTAAAAAGACCCACATATCTACAGGCTCGGATATATCGATAACGTCTGATATATACGAAGATAAGATTGTTTTTGCCGAAGACGCTCCCGGTAAGGCGCCCGGTATTTATGTTTACGATGCTTCAGAAGACATGAGATTTGAGATAGAGCCCGGCCTATCGGGTTCTGCGCCCAACAGTCATCCCGCCATCTATAAGAATAAGATCGTCTGGCTGCAAGGCACCGGCTGGCCTAAACCGCGCGACATTTGTCTGGCAGAGTTCTACTATCCTCCTAAAATAACATCGCCCTCTTCGGTATGTATCCCCTTAGGATCTGCGCTTACCATAAACGGTACGGACTTCGGAGATGCTAAAAACGATTCCGTCGTAATGCTAGATAGTGGATTGATCTGTCCTGTCAATTCCTGGTCGGATAAACAGATCATAGTGACGATTCCTAAAAATGTTATATCTGATAATCTAAAAGTCGTGACACGGGGGGGCCAGAGTAATGGTATAGCGGTTAGAGTATTGACGCCTCCCGCGAATCTTACCGCGACCGCCTTGTCCCTTTCGCAGGTAAGACTTTCGTGGAAGAACACATCCGACAATCAAACCGGATTTATAGTAGAAGGCTGCGAAAAATCGAACTTTAAATCAAGCCAGATCATGACGGTGGTAATAAAGAATCCGAACAGTACCACGGTCGACTGTAATTCCCTGGCACAGGGTAAGACGTACTATTTTAGGATAAAGGCGCGTAACGGTTTTGTGAATTCTCCTTATTCCAATATAGCGGTTGTTACGATGCCTGTGAGTCCATACATAAAATCGCTTTCCCCGGTGTCAGGCAAACCGGGTTCCTCGATGAAAATAAACGGCAAAGGCCTTGAATGGACCGGTAATATGCGGGTGATCTTTTCCAATGCAAAGACGACCGCGAACGCTGTTATATCATCGCAGGCGCCTACGCGCATGACCATTGTTGTGCCTAATCTGATAAAAGGATCTTATACCATAGCGGTTAAAGACAGTCTTGGTGAGAGTAACACAAAGAGATTTACTATAAAATAGCGCAAATCGCTTATTTTGTGTTAAACGAGATTTAATCTACCCTGCTAACATAGGAGATTGGCAGGGTTTTTTATTTATTTGACATAATATACCATAATATCATATAATCTTTAGTCTATGTGGTATGTTGGGCAATTTATTGGAGGATCGTTATTATGAACCCCGCCCTTCCCGTGTAAGGGGCGAGGTCAGAAAGGAAGGGCGGGGTGAAGAGCGATAAGATCAAAAAGGGTGTTGAACGGGCAGGAGCAAGGTCTCTTTTATACGCTACAGGCATATCCAAAGAGGATATGGCAAAGCCGTTTATAGGGGTCGCCACGTCCAGGACCGATATTATACCGGGCCACATACATATGGCCCGTTTAGAGCGTTTTATTGAGCGCGGCATCGCTGCCGCAGGCGGAGTGCCGTTCTTTTTTGGAATTCCGGGCATATGCGACGGCATTGCTATGGGCCACACAGGCATGAAGTATTCGCTTGCTTCGAGGGAGCTGATAGCGGATATGATCGAGTGTATCATGAAAGCGCATCAATTTGACGGG
Encoded proteins:
- a CDS encoding S8 family serine peptidase, with product MTLLSFTEPANAIATDPSQKSSLTEKQKYAPGEVIVKIREDARPEILHAKANSERIADHKNTLSGIKSKYGLKDEKPVFKGLHNKLKAKDLSALKTADLLSTYVLMTDKDVLSVCEELKRDPNIEYAEPNYIARIQMVPNDPYYYSSGSWGQGYDDLWGIKKIKCEEVWDAAQGEGVVVAVIDTGVDYTHPDLAGNIWTNPGEIPDNSVDDDGNGYIDDVCGWDFAYDDSDPMDRYGHGSHCAGTIAAVGNNDIGVIGVAPKAKIMALKGLDNGGSGSYGHLAECIVYAADNGASILSNSWGAPGTSRLLTDAFRYANDKGCVCIAAAGNSDSDIKWHVPANIDTVIAVAASDENDERCVFSNWGDKVVAAPGGGLNDGTISIYNILSTISDYTVIGQQAKKELKISSGYMRFAGTSMACPHVAGIAALILGKNPLLSPEDVREIIQSSTDDTGAPGHDVYLGYGRVNALKACVDTKDIRSNIGITSPEDTGYVRSDVYITGSAYIEEGFKGYELYFAPMEDPANHTLINASALAVPDGLLGVWDTRVLPDGEYILTLKVTTTSDKNIIQSAAVNVDNISQAPVVDVANQGATIGRTCEFKISAHDQDDPSTPEGQLSFSAENLPYGARFDPDTKIFSWTPDEQDKGSYVIRFIVRDDAHTVTKDITLATVVVYKTPIPKDDYEYPLEVKIAGDKIVWRGYSGITMYNLTNGKMTQIAYMASFFDVNEEFITWTSDLYRFLYVYEISTGKTVKMTFPSSIWPVNPILYNNKILFRSGAFDLYVKDMATKKLTFVSNDYLLASHNSYAIFDSKIVWGAAPFEADLHERYDMYLYDSAANRKTRIGDDDIACINIYQDKIVWTRYRNGAMGYHFPPMDTYMNDLATGKKTHISTGSDISITSDIYEDKIVFAEDAPGKAPGIYVYDASEDMRFEIEPGLSGSAPNSHPAIYKNKIVWLQGTGWPKPRDICLAEFYYPPKITSPSSVCIPLGSALTINGTDFGDAKNDSVVMLDSGLICPVNSWSDKQIIVTIPKNVISDNLKVVTRGGQSNGIAVRVLTPPANLTATALSLSQVRLSWKNTSDNQTGFIVEGCEKSNFKSSQIMTVVIKNPNSTTVDCNSLAQGKTYYFRIKARNGFVNSPYSNIAVVTMPVSPYIKSLSPVSGKPGSSMKINGKGLEWTGNMRVIFSNAKTTANAVISSQAPTRMTIVVPNLIKGSYTIAVKDSLGESNTKRFTIK